One region of Bubalus kerabau isolate K-KA32 ecotype Philippines breed swamp buffalo chromosome 6, PCC_UOA_SB_1v2, whole genome shotgun sequence genomic DNA includes:
- the LOC129656061 gene encoding neuroblastoma breakpoint family member 6-like protein: MAVSHTIFSGLRTEMGLLETNQYLHSQLEKSKQDFRDLTEKLLTSQATVYSLANELQKYNCEEYKDLVESVLEEEMPFEEGNLAEKRRLATRLGRYDSLIEAQARELTCLRRKIQEGKGVCHLFTQHAKNTIKTFESFLKSTDMTYYQRQRFCELLTQGSQLADRLASKLSTENHHDRKDEEGQESLAARLSMGLQGEEVNEVLEDSLDEKYLIHSSRHDSHQPPSSIASVCDVQDQL; the protein is encoded by the exons ATGGCAGTATCTCACACCATTTTCTCTGGTTTGAGGACAGAAATGGGCCTCTTGGAAACCAACCAGTACTTGCACTCCCAGCTGGAAAAAAGCAAACAGGACTTTCGAGACCTCACAGAGAAACTGCTCACGTCCCAAGCTACTGTTTACTCCCTGGCAAACGAGCTGCAGAAATACA ACTGTGAAGAGTACAAGGACCTCGTTGAATctgtgctggaggaggaaatgccctTTGAGGAAGGGAATCTGGCAGAGAAGAGGAGACTGGCTACACGGCTTGG GAGATATGATTCCCTGATTGAGGCTCAGGCCCGAGAACTGACCTGCTTACGAAGGAAGATACAGGAAGGGAAAGGTGTCTGTCATCTATTCACACAGCATGCAAAGAACACAAtcaagacttttgagagtttcCTCAAGAGCACTGACATGACCTACTACCAGAGACAGAGATTCTGTGAACTCTTGACCCAAGGAAGCCAGCTGGCAGACAGACTTGCCAGCAAACTCTCCACTG AAAATCACCATGATAGGAAGGATGAAGAGGGACAGGAGTCACTGGCAGCCAG GCTCAGCATGGGGCTCCAGGGAGAAGAAGTGAATGAAGTCCTGGAGGACTCACTAGATGAAAAGTATCTGATACATTCCAGTCGCCATGACTCCCACCAGCCTCCCAGCAGCATTGCCTCTGTGTGTGATGTGCAGGACCAGCTCTGA